From a region of the Candidatus Binatia bacterium genome:
- a CDS encoding glucose-1-phosphate thymidylyltransferase, which produces MRAIILCAGLGTRLRPLTFSTAKHLIPVANKPVLYSALEALVAVEARDIGIIVSRESRPIIQNAVDDGARWGARVTYLEQTTPRGLAHAAQCGEAFVGGEPFIMYLGDNLLPEGLAPAVEKYRRSGANAVVTLKAVDDPSHFGIAEVEGDRIVRLVEKPKAPRSNLAIVGSYIFDRNIFDAIRRIKPSWRNEYEITDAIQNLIDHDLKVVPHIVTGWWKDTGKPEDILEANRAVLDETLVSSVRGKVDAASTLFGVVDVAEGADIVNSKVHGPSIIGANARIVNAEIGPYASIGDRVEVIDSRLDNSVVMEETVISHVSQPLSGCLIGRKVRVTGKPAKAGTMRLLLGDFSETDLP; this is translated from the coding sequence ATGCGCGCAATTATTCTCTGTGCCGGCCTTGGGACGCGTCTGCGCCCTCTGACCTTCAGCACGGCGAAACACCTCATCCCCGTCGCCAACAAGCCGGTCCTGTATTCCGCACTCGAAGCCCTCGTGGCGGTGGAAGCGCGGGATATCGGCATTATCGTCAGCCGCGAAAGCCGTCCGATCATTCAAAATGCCGTCGACGACGGGGCCCGCTGGGGCGCACGCGTCACCTACCTCGAGCAGACAACGCCGCGCGGCCTCGCGCACGCAGCGCAGTGCGGCGAGGCGTTCGTCGGCGGGGAACCGTTCATCATGTACCTCGGCGACAACCTGCTCCCGGAAGGCCTCGCCCCGGCCGTCGAGAAGTACCGCCGATCCGGGGCCAACGCGGTGGTCACGCTGAAGGCCGTAGACGACCCGTCACACTTCGGGATCGCCGAAGTAGAAGGCGACCGCATTGTCCGTCTCGTCGAGAAACCGAAGGCGCCGCGCTCGAATCTCGCCATCGTCGGTAGCTACATCTTCGATCGCAACATCTTCGACGCCATCCGCCGCATCAAGCCGTCGTGGCGCAACGAATACGAAATCACCGACGCCATTCAAAACCTCATCGACCATGACTTAAAGGTCGTACCGCATATCGTCACCGGGTGGTGGAAGGACACCGGTAAACCCGAGGATATATTGGAAGCCAACCGCGCCGTCCTCGACGAAACCCTCGTCTCCAGCGTCCGTGGCAAGGTCGATGCCGCCTCGACGCTGTTCGGCGTGGTCGACGTCGCCGAGGGTGCCGACATCGTCAACAGCAAGGTCCACGGCCCATCGATCATTGGTGCCAACGCCCGCATCGTCAACGCCGAGATCGGCCCTTACGCGTCGATCGGCGATCGCGTCGAGGTGATCGACAGCCGCCTCGATAACTCCGTCGTCATGGAGGAGACGGTCATCAGCCACGTCTCGCAGCCGCTCTCCGGCTGCCTGATCGGCCGAAAAGTACGGGTCACCGGAAAGCCCGCTAAGGCTGGAACGATGCGCCTCTTGCTCGGGGATTTTTCCGAAACCGACCTACCTTAG
- a CDS encoding Hsp20/alpha crystallin family protein, with amino-acid sequence MAMFRFDLLDPGSGLVALQRELERVFENPPFNFGISGRGVFPAINAFSDKEGLVLRVEVPGVAADTLRIEAQGRTLTISGERRRSGPEGASYHRRERNVGTFSRSLQLPEDTDASRASAAYKHGILSVRIPRREEAKPRQIAVRAG; translated from the coding sequence ATGGCGATGTTTCGGTTCGACCTTCTCGATCCGGGGAGCGGCCTAGTTGCATTGCAGCGGGAGTTGGAGCGCGTGTTCGAGAACCCGCCCTTTAACTTCGGGATCTCCGGTCGGGGCGTGTTCCCGGCTATTAACGCTTTCAGCGACAAGGAGGGCCTGGTGCTGCGCGTGGAGGTGCCGGGGGTGGCGGCGGACACTCTGCGCATCGAGGCGCAGGGCCGCACGCTGACCATCTCGGGCGAGCGGCGACGATCGGGTCCCGAAGGTGCGAGTTATCACCGCCGCGAGCGCAACGTGGGCACATTCTCCCGATCGCTGCAGCTTCCGGAAGACACCGACGCGAGCCGCGCCTCGGCAGCATACAAGCACGGCATCCTCAGCGTGCGCATTCCGCGTCGCGAAGAAGCGAAGCCGCGGCAGATCGCCGTGCGGGCCGGATGA
- the sppA gene encoding signal peptide peptidase SppA, with product MQSLWRRHLSLLLTAVWASGCFFVTGEFDPLSTRPKPLEEHVVSGEGRTKILLIDIADVITGSDQRGPFGITVQQATTARVFEQIERARKDDDVRALLVRINSPGGGVTASDVVFHQLRGFAIERKLPLVAHLLDLATSGGYYVALAADQIVASPTTVTGSIGVVMYGLNFSGLMQKLGVADQTIKTGVEKDVGSPLRPMTPEDRQLLLGLLDPMKLRFVELVRERRPQVSSAALAIVADGRPVGAHDALRDGLIDSIGYLDDTVRALRTRVGDPDARVVMYRRPQEFAENVYSGALPAAPQVNIVNIDVGALAQPPQFMYLWLPPAQ from the coding sequence ATGCAGTCGCTCTGGCGTCGCCACCTCAGCCTGCTCCTTACCGCCGTCTGGGCCTCGGGATGCTTCTTCGTAACCGGGGAATTCGACCCCCTGTCAACCCGCCCCAAACCGCTGGAGGAGCATGTCGTCTCCGGGGAGGGGCGCACGAAGATCCTGCTGATCGACATTGCCGACGTCATTACCGGTAGCGACCAGCGGGGCCCGTTTGGGATCACCGTCCAACAGGCAACGACTGCTCGCGTTTTCGAACAGATCGAGCGGGCCCGCAAGGACGACGACGTACGCGCCCTTCTGGTGCGCATCAACAGTCCGGGCGGCGGGGTAACCGCCAGCGACGTCGTATTTCACCAACTCCGCGGGTTCGCGATCGAACGCAAACTGCCCCTGGTCGCCCACCTGCTCGATCTCGCCACGTCGGGTGGGTACTATGTCGCTCTTGCGGCCGATCAGATCGTCGCCAGCCCAACCACCGTTACCGGTAGCATCGGCGTGGTCATGTACGGGCTAAACTTCTCGGGTCTCATGCAGAAGCTCGGCGTCGCAGACCAGACGATCAAGACGGGCGTGGAGAAGGACGTCGGGTCGCCGTTGCGACCCATGACTCCGGAGGACCGCCAGCTACTGCTCGGCCTGCTCGACCCGATGAAGCTGCGCTTCGTCGAGCTTGTCCGCGAACGCCGGCCGCAGGTCAGCAGCGCCGCGCTGGCTATCGTCGCCGACGGACGCCCGGTTGGAGCGCACGACGCGCTCCGCGACGGCCTGATCGATTCGATCGGCTATCTCGACGACACCGTGCGCGCCTTGCGCACCCGCGTGGGCGACCCCGATGCGCGCGTCGTGATGTACCGGCGGCCGCAGGAGTTCGCAGAGAACGTCTACTCCGGCGCCCTTCCGGCCGCGCCGCAGGTGAATATCGTAAACATCGACGTCGGCGCTCTCGCGCAGCCGCCGCAGTTCATGTACCTGTGGCTGCCACCGGCACAGTAG
- a CDS encoding SCP2 sterol-binding domain-containing protein, producing MATTEEIKAIFSAMPASLNADAAKGMNAVIQFNLSGDGGGNYNVTIKDGAASVAEGSHASPNMTMTMAAQDYIDMIAGKLNGQMAFMSGKLKIAGDMGLAMKMQSLFKRPA from the coding sequence ATGGCAACGACAGAGGAAATCAAGGCGATCTTCAGCGCTATGCCGGCCAGCCTCAACGCCGACGCTGCGAAGGGGATGAACGCGGTGATCCAGTTCAACCTGTCCGGCGACGGCGGGGGGAACTACAACGTCACGATCAAGGACGGCGCGGCAAGCGTGGCCGAAGGTTCGCATGCGTCGCCGAATATGACCATGACGATGGCGGCACAGGATTACATCGACATGATCGCCGGCAAGCTCAACGGCCAGATGGCTTTCATGAGCGGCAAGCTGAAGATCGCGGGCGACATGGGCCTCGCCATGAAGATGCAGAGCCTGTTCAAGCGCCCTGCCTGA
- a CDS encoding tetratricopeptide repeat protein: MKAEIAVNQGDQEVAMEEYERAVEADPDTALLRSRLAMLYVRANRLQDAMEQVRQSVVLEPENAQARILLAGILSAGGDDDAAVREYQNVLQLDPTNQEAHLFLGALYGKQGQYELAVGTLERLTRMNPTSFLGYYYLGRVHAAARNYPTAEKAFDQALKLNPHSEMVLLDMAMLYEARNEPDRAIEIYQRILRSEPQSAAVRRRLGGLYVGQRKLDEALSQFRELEKLESDPQETRVKIGLIYYEKGDFDRAATEFTLVLAAEPGNDRVRYYLGSVYSELKDYPRALDAFERVPSSSDFYGDACVRMGFIYQKQGKLDQAIDAVRRGLDTRPDSSDLAGLLASMYREKGDLSKAIDLMRGLIAKDPNNDKYRFTLGALYDEAKDKNACIEEMRRAIEINPNNAPALNYLGYTYAEMGTHLEEAESLIQRALAIDPNDGYYVDSLGWVYFQRGQYPAAVEQLERAVELTGEDPTIVEHLADAYRETGRWREALNLYQSALSRTKEPEQADRLKGKIRAIESTRSSSTERES; the protein is encoded by the coding sequence TTGAAAGCGGAAATCGCCGTCAATCAGGGCGATCAGGAAGTCGCCATGGAGGAGTACGAGAGGGCGGTTGAGGCGGATCCCGATACCGCCCTGCTGCGCAGTCGGTTGGCGATGCTGTACGTGAGGGCCAATCGCTTGCAGGACGCCATGGAGCAGGTGCGCCAGAGCGTGGTGCTGGAACCTGAGAACGCGCAGGCGCGGATACTGTTGGCGGGGATTCTCTCGGCCGGCGGGGACGACGACGCAGCGGTGCGCGAGTATCAGAACGTCCTGCAACTCGATCCGACGAACCAGGAAGCCCATCTCTTTCTGGGCGCCCTCTATGGAAAGCAGGGTCAGTACGAGTTGGCCGTCGGCACCCTCGAACGGCTGACGCGCATGAACCCGACTTCGTTCCTCGGTTATTACTACCTGGGCCGCGTCCACGCCGCCGCACGTAACTACCCGACCGCCGAGAAGGCTTTCGACCAGGCTCTAAAGCTCAATCCCCATTCGGAGATGGTGCTCCTCGACATGGCGATGCTTTACGAAGCCCGGAACGAACCGGATCGCGCCATCGAGATCTACCAGCGCATTCTGCGTTCCGAGCCGCAGAGCGCCGCGGTACGCCGGCGCCTTGGCGGCCTGTACGTCGGCCAGCGTAAGCTCGACGAGGCGCTCTCCCAGTTCCGCGAGCTCGAGAAGCTCGAAAGCGATCCGCAGGAAACGCGCGTCAAGATCGGGCTCATCTACTACGAAAAGGGCGATTTCGATCGCGCTGCAACGGAGTTCACGCTGGTGCTCGCGGCGGAACCCGGCAACGACCGCGTGCGGTACTACCTGGGGTCGGTGTACAGCGAGCTGAAGGATTATCCCCGCGCGCTGGACGCCTTCGAGCGCGTGCCGAGCTCGTCCGATTTCTACGGCGACGCCTGCGTCCGAATGGGATTCATTTACCAGAAGCAAGGCAAGCTCGATCAAGCGATCGACGCCGTGCGACGCGGGCTCGACACGCGCCCCGACAGCTCCGACCTTGCCGGCTTGCTGGCGTCGATGTACCGGGAGAAGGGCGACCTCAGCAAAGCCATCGATCTGATGCGGGGGCTGATCGCCAAGGACCCGAACAACGATAAGTACCGGTTCACGCTCGGCGCTCTGTACGACGAGGCCAAGGATAAGAACGCCTGCATCGAGGAAATGCGACGCGCGATCGAAATCAACCCCAACAACGCGCCCGCATTGAACTACCTCGGGTACACGTATGCCGAAATGGGCACGCATCTCGAGGAGGCCGAGAGCCTCATCCAGCGGGCCCTGGCGATCGACCCGAACGACGGATATTACGTCGACAGCCTCGGCTGGGTGTACTTCCAACGCGGTCAGTATCCGGCAGCGGTTGAGCAGCTCGAACGCGCCGTGGAACTGACCGGTGAGGACCCGACGATCGTCGAACACCTTGCCGACGCCTATCGGGAGACCGGCCGGTGGCGCGAGGCCCTCAACCTTTACCAGAGCGCGCTCTCGCGTACGAAGGAACCCGAGCAGGCGGACCGCCTCAAGGGTAAGATCCGTGCCATCGAGAGCACGCGGTCTTCGAGCACCGAACGAGAATCCTGA
- a CDS encoding Gfo/Idh/MocA family oxidoreductase, with translation MDLRIGLIGVGKHGTRYARHLTGDVPGVRLVAIARRDLAAARAQAEEFGCRAYADYRDLLRAPDIDAVAVVVPPTLHPEVLEEAAVAGRPVLLEKPAAASGADGARMVAAVRRANLPVMVAQTLRFNEVVRTLQDALPTLGRLHAVRISQRFEPSRPAWIDNPAVAGGGITLHTGVHSFDLARLLSGLEPDRVSCEMGYVLTSGTEDNFVATVRFGGGAVLASIAGSRASASRSGPIELAGEHGQLIADHIFRTATLIQGSTATPLPVPSPVSTVRAVVCAFADALRHGTPMPITLDDGLRAVAVAEACYRAARTAEVVDMPGIEAPRTDLP, from the coding sequence ATGGACCTCCGCATCGGATTAATCGGCGTCGGCAAGCACGGTACCCGCTACGCCCGTCACCTCACCGGGGACGTCCCCGGCGTGCGCCTCGTCGCCATTGCCCGGCGCGACCTGGCGGCCGCCCGGGCCCAGGCCGAGGAGTTCGGCTGTCGGGCCTACGCGGACTACCGCGACCTGCTCCGCGCACCGGACATCGACGCGGTGGCTGTCGTGGTGCCGCCGACGCTGCATCCCGAAGTACTGGAGGAGGCTGCGGTGGCGGGTCGGCCGGTACTTCTGGAGAAGCCCGCCGCCGCCAGCGGTGCCGATGGTGCCCGTATGGTCGCGGCCGTCCGCCGAGCGAACCTGCCCGTGATGGTGGCGCAAACGCTGCGGTTCAACGAGGTTGTTCGTACGCTCCAGGACGCGCTGCCCACCCTCGGTCGACTGCACGCTGTGCGCATAAGCCAGCGCTTCGAACCGTCGCGGCCCGCCTGGATCGACAACCCGGCGGTGGCCGGCGGGGGCATCACGCTGCATACCGGTGTGCATAGCTTCGACCTTGCGAGGTTGCTGTCGGGTCTGGAGCCGGACCGGGTAAGTTGCGAAATGGGATACGTGTTGACGAGCGGCACCGAGGACAACTTCGTCGCCACGGTGCGCTTCGGCGGCGGCGCCGTGCTGGCCTCGATCGCCGGCTCGCGCGCCTCGGCGAGTCGCTCCGGCCCGATCGAACTTGCCGGGGAACACGGTCAACTGATCGCCGACCATATCTTCCGCACGGCCACCCTGATCCAGGGGTCCACCGCGACTCCCCTGCCCGTCCCCTCCCCGGTGTCGACCGTACGCGCGGTCGTCTGTGCTTTTGCCGACGCGCTGCGCCACGGAACGCCGATGCCCATCACGCTTGACGACGGGCTTCGGGCCGTAGCGGTAGCAGAGGCCTGCTACCGTGCCGCACGCACCGCGGAGGTAGTCGATATGCCCGGCATCGAAGCGCCCCGTACCGACTTGCCATGA
- a CDS encoding DUF4124 domain-containing protein, whose product MRVNISRRAWVSGLGVLGLLVASSGVAQTFYKWTDDRGVVHFSDSPPSDGKGVEERMVNAPPIVRRPAEAAADADPASGTDAVAAGTPTEAVPSGPARVIILSQKTPRISPSSVRVMGRVRNSGGEPVSNVTVEVTVVDETQGTVCMQEQADVDPGELAPGKGGTFDLTLDSPCLFGTANINLEPQWQ is encoded by the coding sequence ATGCGTGTAAACATCTCGCGCCGCGCGTGGGTCTCAGGGCTCGGCGTTCTGGGCTTGCTGGTCGCTTCGTCTGGCGTAGCGCAAACCTTTTACAAGTGGACTGACGATCGGGGCGTGGTGCACTTCTCGGACTCCCCGCCATCCGACGGCAAGGGGGTGGAGGAGCGTATGGTCAATGCTCCACCCATTGTCCGTCGTCCTGCCGAGGCCGCTGCGGACGCCGACCCTGCTTCAGGGACCGATGCGGTGGCGGCCGGGACGCCGACGGAGGCCGTACCGAGTGGGCCGGCACGCGTGATCATCTTATCGCAAAAGACGCCGCGCATTAGCCCCTCATCGGTTCGCGTCATGGGTCGGGTGCGGAACTCCGGGGGCGAGCCGGTATCCAACGTGACGGTGGAAGTCACCGTGGTGGACGAAACTCAGGGTACGGTTTGTATGCAGGAGCAGGCGGATGTGGACCCGGGTGAGCTTGCGCCCGGTAAGGGGGGCACGTTCGATCTCACGCTCGACAGCCCCTGCCTGTTCGGCACCGCCAACATCAACCTCGAACCACAGTGGCAGTAA
- the lepB gene encoding signal peptidase I — protein MPAQPSPTDAPSSTSSPSRWRFWKANRGRAADASHKSRLRQNVESLALAVLVALVVRSSVVEAFWVPSGSMLPTIQIGDHLFVNKLAYGMHIDVPLVNRALVLTQWSHLDRGDIVVFVSPVDRRTDLIKRVVAVGGDTVEIRNKRLYINGEAVDDSHATFTDQSTRSSTPRDNFGPVTVPEGKFFVLGDNRDQSYDSRYWGFANERDVKGKATFIYWSGMKWDRLGRVVR, from the coding sequence ATGCCCGCGCAACCATCCCCAACTGACGCCCCGTCGTCAACGTCGTCGCCGTCACGCTGGCGTTTCTGGAAGGCCAATCGCGGTCGGGCAGCCGACGCGTCGCACAAGTCGCGCCTGCGGCAGAATGTCGAGTCGCTCGCTCTCGCCGTTCTCGTGGCTCTTGTCGTGCGGTCGTCGGTGGTCGAAGCGTTCTGGGTGCCGTCGGGCTCCATGCTGCCGACGATACAGATCGGCGATCATCTTTTTGTGAACAAGCTTGCGTACGGTATGCACATCGACGTGCCGCTGGTTAACCGGGCACTGGTGCTGACGCAGTGGAGTCACCTGGATCGCGGGGACATCGTCGTGTTCGTGTCGCCCGTCGACCGGCGGACCGACCTCATAAAGCGGGTGGTCGCCGTGGGTGGGGATACGGTGGAGATCCGCAACAAGCGCCTGTACATCAACGGCGAGGCGGTGGACGACAGCCACGCCACGTTCACCGATCAGTCGACGCGCAGCAGCACGCCGCGGGATAATTTCGGTCCGGTCACCGTGCCCGAGGGGAAATTCTTCGTCCTCGGCGATAACCGCGACCAGAGCTACGACAGCCGGTACTGGGGCTTCGCCAACGAGCGCGACGTGAAGGGTAAGGCGACCTTCATTTACTGGTCCGGCATGAAGTGGGACCGGCTCGGCCGCGTCGTCCGCTAA
- a CDS encoding PKD domain-containing protein: protein MKASQVWIAVLLLTGGCGGCERPPVPSGTGGGAASGAKPPAVATATAGLPPRATPAAAAPGGAPGVPGAAVPGGIPADEGDCIVIGDATPDYGAPPLNVELSAEAECSAGQPKFRWDFGDGSAPVDQANTTHTYKNPGDFTAVITVTGPDGSTSTDEIDITVEEDAADLE from the coding sequence ATGAAAGCGTCTCAAGTGTGGATAGCGGTGCTGCTGCTTACCGGCGGCTGTGGCGGTTGCGAACGGCCCCCGGTGCCATCCGGCACCGGCGGTGGTGCGGCGTCAGGGGCGAAGCCGCCTGCGGTAGCCACGGCCACCGCAGGGTTGCCGCCGCGTGCTACCCCTGCGGCAGCAGCGCCCGGCGGCGCCCCCGGGGTGCCGGGTGCCGCGGTGCCCGGCGGGATCCCTGCCGACGAAGGCGACTGCATCGTCATCGGCGACGCCACTCCCGATTACGGTGCACCGCCGCTCAACGTCGAGTTGAGCGCCGAAGCCGAGTGCAGTGCCGGCCAGCCCAAGTTCCGCTGGGATTTCGGCGATGGCTCAGCGCCCGTGGACCAGGCCAATACCACTCACACGTATAAGAATCCCGGGGATTTTACGGCGGTTATCACCGTCACCGGGCCCGATGGCTCGACGTCTACCGACGAGATCGACATCACCGTAGAAGAGGACGCGGCCGACCTGGAGTAG
- a CDS encoding endonuclease III encodes MARLGAVAKSWNAPVVTFIALQTGDPFRVLVSCLLSLRTKDETTAPAAQRLFALADTPGAMVALDEGTIARAIYPVGFYRTKARTLRGMAQALLERYDGEVPDDLDALLALSGVGRKTANLVLTQGFRKPAICVDTHVHRISNRWAYVRTRNPHATEMALRRKLPRSYWIEYNDLLVAFGQTICRPTSPWCSRCPVASWCRRRGVKRYR; translated from the coding sequence ATGGCCCGCCTGGGCGCGGTGGCGAAGTCGTGGAATGCGCCGGTGGTCACTTTCATCGCGTTGCAGACCGGCGACCCGTTCCGCGTACTGGTGTCGTGCCTGCTCAGCCTGCGCACGAAGGACGAAACCACCGCCCCGGCCGCGCAGCGGCTCTTCGCGCTTGCCGATACGCCGGGGGCAATGGTGGCGCTCGACGAAGGAACGATTGCGAGGGCGATTTATCCGGTCGGGTTCTATCGAACCAAAGCCAGGACCCTGCGCGGGATGGCGCAGGCGCTGCTGGAACGTTACGACGGCGAGGTGCCGGATGACCTGGACGCGCTGCTTGCGCTGAGCGGCGTTGGCCGGAAGACGGCAAATCTGGTGTTGACGCAGGGATTCCGCAAACCGGCGATCTGTGTCGACACACACGTGCATCGGATCTCGAATCGCTGGGCTTATGTGCGAACGCGCAACCCGCACGCTACCGAAATGGCTTTGCGGCGTAAGCTGCCGCGTTCGTACTGGATCGAATACAACGATCTCCTGGTCGCGTTCGGTCAGACGATATGCCGCCCGACCTCTCCCTGGTGCAGCCGGTGTCCGGTTGCGTCGTGGTGCAGGCGGCGCGGGGTTAAGCGGTACCGATGA
- a CDS encoding DNA-3-methyladenine glycosylase, with translation MAIEAGGEARLSRAFYAGPTLTVARRLLGCFVCHRVDGRLWRGRIVEVEAYTDDAASHAAGGRRTPRNAVMFGPPGVAYVYFTYGMHHCFNVVTESDGRPGAVLVRGLDGLPGAGGPALACRALGLGRPDSGRDLVTDPNLWVEAGRRRRGERIVRTSRVGIRRAVELPLRLYLLGSPGVSRRDRLAEGAALRTGGP, from the coding sequence GTGGCGATCGAGGCCGGAGGCGAGGCGCGGCTGAGCCGTGCGTTCTACGCCGGGCCGACCCTGACGGTCGCCCGGCGCCTGCTCGGGTGCTTCGTGTGCCACCGGGTAGATGGCCGGCTGTGGCGGGGTCGTATCGTCGAAGTTGAAGCGTATACCGACGATGCGGCTTCGCACGCCGCAGGTGGCCGGCGGACCCCTCGTAATGCCGTGATGTTCGGTCCCCCCGGGGTGGCGTACGTCTACTTCACGTATGGAATGCACCATTGCTTCAACGTAGTCACCGAAAGCGACGGCCGTCCCGGCGCCGTACTGGTGCGGGGGCTGGATGGCCTGCCCGGTGCGGGCGGCCCGGCGCTGGCCTGCAGAGCGCTCGGCCTGGGCCGCCCGGATTCAGGTCGTGACCTGGTGACCGATCCGAACCTCTGGGTCGAAGCCGGCAGGCGGCGGCGCGGCGAGCGCATCGTCCGCACGAGCCGGGTTGGCATCCGTCGCGCCGTAGAGCTGCCCTTACGTTTGTATCTGCTCGGCAGCCCCGGGGTGTCGCGCCGCGACCGACTTGCGGAGGGTGCCGCGCTCCGCACAGGCGGACCTTGA
- a CDS encoding DUF4921 family protein: MPLEYREDGNELVWIRNPFTGVLTYFTHVHRKQSGFGRRAQEALLRGSPEDPALYAARLRAELEEARRSCPFCPGNEERSSDEILRVAPARAMSGATSGSWLIRAVRNLIPRIPECCTGGRNESYVIVEDPRHFADNARGHDDLLYTAMLPAAQFQALIAAAVDVARQAYANPSVRSVLLRKNQGRDSGASQPHVHSQVIGSDLTFPVLAREREVTIGDPGLWKDIYRFVHSRGFVLAERDGCVAYFCPFGAFPRSYEVVCLDDWVRAVDLPARRWATFAALLHDVLRMLGPMPLDYEIHDGPGMPVHAHVNARHFPYSNIGGTLNLPSTIAGSQPPRTAPPASRRDPPTDP; encoded by the coding sequence ATGCCGCTGGAATACCGGGAAGACGGCAACGAACTCGTCTGGATACGCAACCCGTTCACGGGTGTGCTGACCTATTTCACCCACGTGCACCGCAAGCAGAGTGGCTTCGGGCGGCGGGCGCAGGAGGCGCTCTTACGCGGGAGCCCCGAAGACCCGGCGCTTTACGCCGCGCGACTGCGCGCCGAACTCGAGGAGGCGCGGCGCTCCTGCCCCTTCTGTCCGGGCAACGAGGAGCGGTCTTCCGATGAGATCCTGCGCGTCGCGCCGGCACGGGCGATGTCCGGCGCAACCTCCGGTAGCTGGCTCATACGCGCGGTACGCAATTTGATCCCCCGCATCCCGGAATGCTGCACGGGGGGACGAAACGAGTCGTACGTCATCGTCGAGGATCCGCGCCACTTTGCCGACAACGCTCGCGGGCACGACGACCTCCTCTACACGGCCATGCTCCCAGCGGCTCAATTCCAGGCGTTGATCGCCGCCGCCGTCGATGTAGCGCGCCAGGCCTATGCCAACCCCTCGGTTCGCAGTGTCCTACTCCGCAAGAACCAGGGCCGGGACTCCGGCGCCTCTCAACCCCACGTCCACAGTCAGGTGATCGGGTCCGATCTCACGTTTCCCGTGCTCGCCCGCGAGCGCGAGGTGACTATCGGTGATCCCGGTTTGTGGAAGGACATCTACCGTTTCGTTCACAGTCGCGGTTTCGTGCTCGCGGAACGGGACGGCTGTGTCGCCTATTTCTGCCCGTTTGGCGCTTTTCCCCGCAGCTACGAGGTTGTTTGCCTCGATGACTGGGTTCGCGCTGTCGATCTGCCGGCCAGGCGGTGGGCAACGTTCGCAGCCCTGCTGCATGACGTTCTGCGCATGCTGGGGCCGATGCCACTCGACTACGAAATCCACGACGGCCCGGGCATGCCTGTGCACGCCCACGTGAACGCCAGGCACTTCCCTTACTCCAACATCGGTGGAACGCTGAATCTGCCCTCGACGATCGCCGGCAGTCAGCCGCCACGCACCGCGCCGCCCGCCTCCCGCCGGGATCCGCCGACAGACCCATGA
- a CDS encoding Hsp20/alpha crystallin family protein codes for MASQELNGRVKSEVTGAESTRPGRVYSPHIDICETPEALWLYADMPGVDDKAVDVSVAEGVLTVDGRVSLAEYENLQPVYTEYNVGNFLRRLSISADIDTGRINARLRDGVLELELPKAERAKPRRIQVQTA; via the coding sequence ATGGCCAGTCAGGAACTGAACGGACGGGTGAAGAGTGAAGTGACCGGCGCCGAGTCGACGCGTCCCGGGCGCGTCTACAGTCCGCACATCGACATTTGCGAGACACCGGAGGCACTGTGGCTGTATGCGGACATGCCCGGCGTCGACGACAAGGCGGTCGACGTCAGCGTCGCCGAAGGGGTTCTGACGGTCGATGGGCGGGTGTCGCTGGCGGAGTACGAGAACTTGCAGCCGGTATACACGGAGTACAACGTCGGCAATTTCCTGCGCCGCCTGTCGATCTCGGCGGACATCGATACCGGGCGCATCAACGCGCGACTGCGAGACGGGGTGTTGGAACTCGAGCTGCCCAAGGCCGAACGTGCCAAGCCCCGGCGAATTCAGGTGCAGACGGCCTGA